A genome region from Chlorobaculum tepidum TLS includes the following:
- a CDS encoding SDR family oxidoreductase, with protein MAHKSEYGKKVLVAGATGKTGSWVVKRLLHYGVPVRVFVRCEEKARRLFGEGVEVVTGKIQDAEAIRRAVSGCDAVISALGSSAMSGEASPSEVDRDGAIRLIDEAAKAGVRHFAMVSSIAVTKWFHPLNLFGGVLSMKLAAEEHLRKIFGSEGRSYTVIRPGGLRDGEPLQHRLHVEQGDHLWNGWMNRSDVAELAVLSLWVEKAANKTFEVIIETPEPQESLAGCFDKLAE; from the coding sequence ATGGCTCATAAATCGGAATACGGAAAAAAAGTGCTTGTAGCCGGAGCTACGGGTAAAACTGGCAGTTGGGTTGTCAAGCGCCTGTTGCATTATGGTGTGCCGGTCAGGGTTTTTGTCAGATGTGAGGAGAAAGCGAGACGTCTGTTCGGAGAGGGCGTCGAGGTTGTGACTGGGAAAATCCAGGATGCCGAGGCAATCCGCCGGGCGGTCAGCGGCTGTGACGCGGTCATCTCTGCGCTCGGTTCATCGGCGATGAGCGGTGAGGCCTCGCCGTCTGAGGTTGACCGTGATGGCGCGATCAGGCTGATCGACGAGGCCGCCAAGGCTGGCGTGCGGCATTTCGCAATGGTCAGCTCAATTGCGGTGACCAAGTGGTTTCATCCGCTCAACCTGTTTGGCGGTGTTCTCAGCATGAAGCTTGCTGCCGAGGAGCATCTTCGGAAAATCTTCGGTTCTGAAGGGCGTTCATACACGGTTATCCGCCCCGGCGGTCTCAGGGATGGCGAGCCGCTCCAGCACCGGCTGCATGTCGAGCAGGGCGATCACTTGTGGAATGGCTGGATGAACCGGTCAGACGTGGCCGAACTGGCCGTGCTTTCACTGTGGGTTGAAAAGGCCGCAAACAAAACCTTCGAGGTGATTATCGAGACTCCGGAGCCGCAGGAGTCGCTTGCCGGCTGCTTTGACAAGCTCGCTGAATAG
- a CDS encoding hybrid sensor histidine kinase/response regulator, producing MNSHKTDVPAGDENSMLKGSIEALEKKIAMLENRASIAEQKADALKTALESARAGYWEWNVENGTILIDRQWAVISGYNSADFDMLTMEQWRELCHPADLGVVTKSIEELLDGSMERLELELRVRHKNGEWIRVLDCGKVTGRSKNGKPSCLTGSRQALASLHDKPESPVKNVPEELQALVDNIPAAIYHLDVSGQATIRFRPPAFLKTLVSEHAGTTRLNTLSMIHHDDRHMLSNAYSKLREAKHSLTLVYRIVTPEGKLHWIEDHMRSSFSDDGLFSGIDGILCEVTDRIARLEKTRKLESQLSKSQRLETIGTLAGGIAHDFNNILTPILGYAEMGLSSIDEDDPIHEYFAEIMQAAERAQKLVSQILTFSKAEEGKTAPVSIQEVIDEVIRLMRPSLPSSVSIEEDIDSSCHKVIADPAQMHQVVVNLCTNALHAMEQTGGVLKIVLREVSTGNGMPPIAPELPDGNYAELIISDTGTGMDSRAIERIFEPFFTTKSVEKGSGLGLSVVHGIVTGANGHISVESTQGKGSAFHVWLPVIKSNTPDRLEQNPLLAKYAASVLFIDDEPATVNLVTIMMTKLGYNIRAENSPVEALKFFREQPDQFDLVITDLTMPEMTGIQLSSEIHKIAPSIPVILMTGYGKMIDHDMPLRHYGINHLLKKPLKLAHLALAVKEVLSSTTNLLTEI from the coding sequence ATGAACAGTCACAAAACGGATGTGCCGGCAGGCGATGAAAACAGCATGCTCAAGGGGAGCATCGAAGCGCTTGAGAAAAAAATCGCCATGCTTGAAAACAGAGCCTCAATTGCCGAACAGAAGGCTGATGCGCTGAAAACAGCCCTTGAATCAGCCCGGGCAGGGTACTGGGAGTGGAATGTCGAAAACGGGACGATTCTTATCGACCGGCAATGGGCTGTCATTAGCGGTTACAACTCGGCCGATTTTGATATGCTGACGATGGAACAGTGGCGTGAGCTGTGCCACCCGGCCGATCTTGGCGTGGTCACAAAATCGATAGAAGAGCTTCTGGATGGCAGCATGGAGCGTCTTGAACTTGAACTGCGGGTCCGCCATAAGAATGGCGAATGGATCCGGGTGCTCGACTGCGGCAAGGTCACCGGACGCAGCAAGAACGGTAAACCGTCATGCCTGACCGGTTCAAGGCAGGCACTGGCAAGCCTGCACGACAAACCTGAATCACCGGTAAAAAATGTGCCGGAGGAACTGCAAGCGCTGGTCGACAATATCCCGGCGGCGATTTATCACCTTGATGTCTCAGGGCAAGCCACCATTCGTTTCCGGCCACCGGCCTTTCTGAAAACCCTTGTTTCAGAGCATGCCGGCACAACCCGGCTGAACACCCTTTCGATGATTCACCATGATGACCGGCATATGCTGAGCAACGCCTACAGCAAACTCAGAGAAGCCAAACATTCCCTTACTCTGGTCTACCGTATAGTCACCCCGGAGGGAAAACTGCACTGGATCGAAGACCATATGAGGTCATCGTTCTCGGATGATGGACTTTTTTCAGGAATCGACGGTATCCTGTGCGAAGTCACCGACCGGATCGCCAGACTCGAAAAAACACGCAAGCTCGAATCGCAACTGAGCAAATCGCAGAGACTCGAAACCATCGGGACCCTTGCCGGCGGTATCGCGCATGACTTCAACAACATCCTCACGCCGATTCTCGGTTACGCCGAAATGGGGCTTTCGAGTATCGATGAAGATGACCCGATACATGAATATTTCGCTGAAATCATGCAGGCCGCAGAACGGGCACAAAAGCTTGTCTCACAAATCCTGACCTTCAGCAAGGCAGAAGAGGGCAAGACCGCGCCTGTAAGCATTCAGGAGGTCATTGACGAAGTGATCCGGCTTATGCGGCCATCGCTGCCATCGAGCGTTTCCATTGAAGAGGATATTGACAGTTCATGCCACAAGGTTATCGCAGACCCGGCCCAGATGCACCAGGTTGTCGTCAATCTGTGCACCAATGCCCTCCATGCGATGGAACAGACTGGCGGAGTCCTGAAGATCGTGCTCAGGGAAGTGAGCACCGGAAACGGGATGCCGCCGATAGCACCGGAACTGCCTGATGGAAACTATGCAGAACTGATCATTTCCGATACCGGAACCGGTATGGATAGCAGAGCCATAGAACGTATTTTCGAACCATTCTTCACGACAAAATCGGTCGAAAAAGGGTCTGGACTCGGCCTGTCGGTCGTTCACGGCATCGTGACCGGCGCCAACGGACATATCAGCGTTGAAAGCACGCAAGGGAAGGGTTCTGCGTTCCATGTCTGGCTGCCGGTTATCAAAAGTAACACCCCCGACAGATTGGAACAAAACCCACTGTTAGCAAAATATGCTGCCAGTGTTCTCTTTATCGACGATGAACCGGCTACAGTGAATCTGGTAACAATCATGATGACCAAGCTCGGCTATAATATCAGGGCAGAAAACTCTCCGGTCGAGGCGCTGAAATTCTTCAGAGAACAACCAGACCAGTTTGACCTGGTAATCACTGACCTGACCATGCCTGAAATGACCGGCATACAGTTGAGCAGCGAGATCCACAAAATCGCGCCCTCGATTCCGGTGATTCTGATGACTGGATACGGAAAAATGATTGACCACGATATGCCGCTGAGACACTACGGCATAAACCACTTGTTAAAAAAACCGCTCAAGCTTGCTCACTTGGCGTTGGCTGTCAAAGAAGTACTCTCATCAACAACCAATCTCCTCACAGAAATATGA
- a CDS encoding chlorosome envelope protein D: MADEEKIDTMKSFDFAVKSITEAGVNQLNLISNTIQSAVPAVTNAAQSLTNAVSVSVKTVSEAAGALAGALGELGGAVANLAGALTNSAVSIAQSGVSAVTNAIGSVLQAKKI; this comes from the coding sequence ATGGCAGACGAGGAAAAAATCGACACTATGAAGTCATTCGACTTCGCCGTCAAAAGCATCACTGAGGCCGGAGTCAACCAGCTCAATCTGATTTCAAACACCATCCAGTCCGCAGTGCCTGCCGTCACCAATGCTGCGCAGAGCCTTACTAACGCTGTTTCGGTATCGGTCAAGACGGTGAGCGAGGCTGCCGGAGCCTTGGCCGGCGCGCTGGGAGAGCTTGGTGGTGCCGTAGCCAACCTAGCTGGAGCTTTGACAAATTCAGCCGTTTCGATCGCCCAGTCGGGAGTGAGCGCCGTCACAAACGCTATCGGATCGGTTCTTCAGGCAAAGAAGATCTGA
- a CDS encoding response regulator, giving the protein MKTNDPILVIEDEDDIRQMICDILEEDGYATVQASNGNEGLQLLQKTPEIRIVITDLLMPEKEGIAMISELREDFPWIKVVAISGGGILIPENYLNRAKAVGSDATLCKPFESGELLSIIEELNR; this is encoded by the coding sequence ATGAAAACCAATGATCCCATCCTGGTCATCGAGGATGAGGACGATATCAGGCAGATGATCTGCGACATTCTCGAAGAGGACGGTTATGCTACCGTTCAGGCATCCAATGGCAACGAAGGATTGCAGCTTCTCCAAAAAACGCCCGAGATACGCATTGTCATCACCGACCTTCTGATGCCTGAAAAAGAGGGTATCGCCATGATCAGCGAACTAAGGGAAGATTTCCCATGGATCAAGGTGGTCGCTATCTCCGGTGGAGGAATCCTCATTCCGGAAAACTATCTCAACCGGGCCAAAGCCGTTGGATCCGATGCCACACTATGCAAACCGTTTGAAAGCGGCGAGCTCCTGAGCATCATAGAGGAGCTGAACCGATAA
- a CDS encoding PAS domain-containing protein → MTTTHSGFNHRLRSYILKKHGSVNAFCRAVGIKYPAQMTPYLKGKCLPGKKMLERLEKDGADIDWILTGHAVGEQTSPISDALALSRYRMDIDNLLRQVRMHIGRFEERLKPAIEAYAVLDDEEKIVDLSSSIEKFLDFAPGSLAGVALSEILHPEDYLHFKTALDRQKPHEAVLMFYSRFKTGDGSWLNVEWSLSIKRKPMTDQYEYTIILRKTDNPLF, encoded by the coding sequence ATGACGACTACACACAGTGGATTCAATCATCGTCTCAGAAGTTATATCCTTAAAAAGCATGGTTCAGTCAACGCTTTCTGCAGGGCGGTAGGTATCAAATATCCAGCGCAGATGACTCCATATCTCAAAGGCAAGTGCCTGCCGGGAAAAAAGATGCTGGAACGGCTCGAAAAGGATGGGGCCGATATCGATTGGATTCTCACCGGCCATGCTGTAGGAGAACAGACCAGTCCGATCAGCGACGCGTTAGCGCTTTCCCGTTACAGGATGGATATTGATAATCTGCTTCGGCAGGTGCGGATGCACATTGGTCGCTTTGAAGAACGCCTCAAGCCAGCCATTGAAGCCTATGCCGTGCTTGACGACGAAGAGAAGATCGTCGACTTGAGTAGCTCGATAGAGAAATTTCTGGATTTTGCGCCCGGTTCGCTTGCTGGTGTGGCGCTTTCGGAAATTCTTCATCCGGAGGACTACCTGCATTTCAAGACGGCACTTGATCGCCAGAAGCCTCATGAGGCGGTGCTCATGTTTTATTCGAGATTCAAGACCGGAGATGGTTCCTGGCTGAATGTCGAGTGGAGCCTTTCGATCAAAAGAAAGCCCATGACTGATCAGTACGAATACACGATTATTCTGCGCAAAACGGATAACCCGCTGTTCTGA
- a CDS encoding TRC40/GET3/ArsA family transport-energizing ATPase has translation MRLILMTGKGGVGKTSTAAATGLRCAELGYRTLVLSTDPAHSLADSFDVPLGHEPRKICENLWGAELDVLEELEHNWGSVKRYMTEVLQARGLDGVQAEELSILPGMDEIFGLVRVFRHHKEGNFDVLIIDSAPTGTALRLLSIPEVGGWYMRRLYKPLEKMAVYLRPLVEPIFKPLAGFSLPDKEMMDLPYEFYEQIEALGKILTDNNVTSVRLVTNPEKMVIKESLRAQAYLSLYNIAIDMVVANRIIPDEVTDPYFQYWKENQKLYRQEIIDSFSPLPVREVPLYSREICGMATLEKLKEMLYGDEDPSQVYFRRNPYQIKQSEGGYDLELLLPGLPDDSVQLSKSGDELNIRIGNHRRNMVLPQALATLRTTGARWEGDRLIIGFSEELS, from the coding sequence ATGCGTTTGATTCTCATGACAGGTAAAGGTGGCGTTGGCAAAACCTCTACGGCTGCGGCTACCGGTCTGCGTTGTGCTGAGCTGGGTTACAGAACCTTGGTTCTGAGCACTGACCCGGCGCATTCGCTTGCCGACAGTTTCGATGTGCCGCTTGGCCATGAGCCTCGCAAGATTTGCGAGAACCTCTGGGGCGCGGAACTTGATGTGCTCGAAGAGCTCGAGCACAACTGGGGCAGCGTCAAACGCTATATGACCGAAGTGCTTCAGGCCAGGGGGCTGGATGGCGTGCAGGCCGAAGAACTTTCCATCCTGCCCGGCATGGATGAAATTTTCGGGCTGGTCAGGGTGTTTCGCCATCACAAGGAGGGCAATTTCGATGTGCTGATCATCGATTCTGCTCCTACCGGCACAGCATTGCGCCTCCTGAGCATTCCCGAAGTGGGTGGCTGGTACATGCGACGGTTGTACAAGCCGCTCGAAAAGATGGCTGTGTACCTGAGGCCGCTGGTGGAGCCGATTTTCAAGCCGCTTGCCGGCTTTTCGCTGCCCGACAAGGAGATGATGGATCTTCCTTACGAATTTTACGAGCAGATCGAAGCGCTGGGCAAGATACTGACCGACAACAATGTGACGTCCGTGCGCCTGGTTACGAATCCCGAAAAGATGGTCATCAAGGAGTCCCTGCGGGCGCAGGCTTATCTCAGCCTCTATAACATCGCCATCGACATGGTTGTTGCCAACCGGATCATTCCCGATGAGGTGACCGATCCCTATTTCCAGTACTGGAAGGAGAACCAGAAGCTTTACAGGCAGGAGATTATCGACAGTTTCAGTCCGCTGCCTGTCAGGGAGGTGCCTCTCTATTCAAGGGAAATATGCGGTATGGCCACCCTTGAAAAACTCAAAGAGATGCTTTACGGAGACGAGGATCCTTCACAGGTTTATTTCCGGCGGAATCCCTATCAGATCAAACAGTCGGAAGGCGGATACGATCTTGAACTGCTGCTTCCGGGCCTTCCTGATGACTCAGTTCAGTTGAGCAAGAGTGGTGACGAGCTGAATATCAGGATCGGTAACCACCGGCGGAACATGGTACTGCCTCAGGCGCTGGCGACGCTTAGAACCACCGGGGCGCGATGGGAGGGTGACCGGCTTATCATCGGCTTTTCAGAAGAGCTTTCGTGA
- a CDS encoding pentapeptide repeat-containing protein translates to MKIHSQAFPAIILAITLSAPSIAHAYNRDQLQLLQKSVAEWNAMRNQHPELAIDLSKANLEDAKLNGANLSKANLSKADLSGASLDKANLEGANLSMTYLKKANMKAVNAAHAWLADANLNGAFMKDASLKAANLARANLRWAKMSGADLEQASLKDAVLFEADMEGANLKGTQFNKARFLGNAILKDAVLSNNSVLPSGEPVTRGWAMMHDARFAKEEPAAPLEFVPPVVAAPVIIPENMPAGGVQAIPAQPVPDVREVEEWNAMRQNNPEAKIEMTEEKLGHAELGGVDLRKASLSKSDFERANLDKANLAGANLAGVNFQRADMKEANLKGANLEGANLDRAFLKGADLSGANLKGAILYGAMLYGANLDGAILTNVSLFDANLEKASLKGADLTGATLIGVNLTNALISPATTTPSGKKATRGWATLNNAVFIDK, encoded by the coding sequence ATGAAAATCCACAGCCAGGCCTTTCCGGCAATCATTCTTGCGATCACGCTCTCCGCCCCATCCATTGCCCATGCCTATAACCGCGATCAGCTGCAGTTGCTCCAGAAAAGCGTTGCTGAATGGAATGCCATGCGAAATCAACATCCGGAGCTTGCTATCGACCTCTCCAAAGCCAATCTCGAGGATGCGAAGCTGAACGGCGCGAATCTGTCGAAAGCCAATCTCTCCAAAGCCGATCTCAGCGGAGCGTCACTCGACAAGGCAAATCTCGAGGGTGCGAACCTATCAATGACGTATCTGAAAAAAGCCAACATGAAAGCCGTCAATGCCGCCCACGCCTGGCTTGCTGACGCGAACCTGAACGGTGCTTTCATGAAAGATGCCTCTCTGAAAGCGGCCAATCTTGCGAGAGCAAACCTGAGATGGGCGAAGATGAGTGGTGCCGATCTGGAACAGGCCAGCCTCAAAGATGCGGTGCTGTTCGAAGCGGATATGGAAGGCGCAAACCTCAAGGGCACACAGTTCAACAAAGCACGATTCCTCGGAAACGCCATACTGAAAGATGCTGTCCTGTCAAACAACAGCGTACTGCCCTCAGGCGAGCCGGTCACTCGCGGCTGGGCAATGATGCACGACGCTCGTTTCGCCAAAGAGGAACCTGCCGCGCCACTGGAGTTCGTGCCACCGGTCGTGGCCGCGCCGGTGATCATTCCGGAGAACATGCCAGCGGGAGGCGTTCAGGCCATTCCAGCACAGCCCGTGCCAGATGTAAGGGAGGTCGAGGAGTGGAATGCCATGCGACAGAACAATCCTGAAGCGAAAATTGAAATGACCGAGGAAAAACTTGGTCACGCAGAACTCGGTGGCGTCGATCTGAGAAAAGCGTCATTATCTAAGTCTGATTTCGAGCGGGCCAACCTTGACAAGGCCAATCTGGCGGGAGCGAACCTGGCCGGAGTAAACTTCCAGAGAGCTGACATGAAAGAGGCAAACCTGAAAGGTGCGAATCTTGAAGGTGCGAACCTCGACAGGGCCTTCCTGAAGGGGGCTGACCTTTCAGGCGCCAACCTCAAGGGTGCCATACTGTACGGAGCGATGCTTTATGGGGCAAATCTGGATGGAGCGATACTGACCAATGTCTCGCTGTTCGACGCCAATCTGGAAAAAGCTTCCCTGAAAGGGGCTGACCTGACCGGTGCGACCTTGATCGGAGTGAACCTGACCAATGCGCTCATCTCTCCAGCCACGACCACGCCTTCAGGCAAAAAGGCGACACGAGGCTGGGCAACGCTCAACAACGCTGTGTTCATCGATAAATAA
- a CDS encoding DUF475 domain-containing protein encodes MQELVQHIIEHPASSLLVIFNLIVIEGLLSVDNAAVLATMVLDLPQKQRPAALTYGILGAYLFRGLFLFFAAFLVSAWWLRPFGGLYLLYLVWNWWNNRGSKDGDAMCTEKRDNRLYRFVSRRIGPFWATVLFVEMMDIAFSIDNVFAAVAFTDNLILVCTGVFIGILVMRFVAYGFIRLMEEYPFLESCAYIVLAVLGLRLTFSFFEHLWPGMVILGYLEGHQADIVMSVITVTIFLAPLVTSALFNVPAKEGVE; translated from the coding sequence ATGCAAGAACTTGTCCAGCATATCATTGAGCACCCGGCTTCGTCACTGCTTGTCATTTTCAACCTCATTGTGATCGAAGGTCTACTGTCGGTGGACAACGCGGCAGTACTTGCGACCATGGTTCTTGATTTACCCCAGAAACAGCGTCCAGCAGCTTTAACATATGGTATTTTAGGTGCTTATCTTTTTCGGGGCCTTTTCTTGTTTTTTGCTGCTTTTTTGGTCAGTGCATGGTGGCTCAGGCCTTTTGGTGGTCTCTATCTGCTCTATCTTGTTTGGAACTGGTGGAATAACCGCGGCTCGAAGGATGGCGACGCGATGTGTACAGAAAAACGTGACAATCGCCTCTATCGATTTGTTTCTCGAAGAATCGGGCCGTTCTGGGCAACGGTGTTGTTTGTCGAGATGATGGATATCGCTTTTTCGATCGACAATGTCTTTGCGGCAGTAGCCTTCACGGACAATCTCATTCTGGTTTGTACCGGTGTTTTCATCGGTATTCTTGTCATGCGTTTCGTCGCGTATGGCTTTATACGATTGATGGAAGAGTACCCATTTCTGGAGAGTTGTGCCTATATCGTTCTTGCTGTTCTTGGCTTGAGGCTAACCTTCTCCTTTTTTGAACATCTCTGGCCGGGGATGGTGATTCTTGGTTATCTCGAAGGACACCAGGCCGATATTGTGATGTCGGTCATCACCGTGACCATTTTCCTGGCACCTTTGGTTACCAGCGCCTTGTTTAATGTGCCGGCAAAGGAAGGTGTCGAATGA
- a CDS encoding response regulator, with the protein MKILVIDDDPSVRKFITTTLKKENYAVTEAENGAEGLIKLQQEKDISIIITDLIMPEKEGIETIMEVRKINPAVKILAISGGGKAGPENFLLLADVVGANATLKKPFGGQELLMCLRMLA; encoded by the coding sequence ATGAAAATTCTTGTCATCGATGACGATCCTTCCGTCAGAAAATTCATAACCACAACGCTGAAAAAGGAAAACTATGCCGTTACCGAAGCGGAAAACGGCGCAGAAGGATTGATCAAACTTCAGCAGGAGAAAGACATCTCTATTATTATCACCGATCTGATCATGCCTGAAAAAGAGGGCATCGAAACGATCATGGAGGTGCGCAAGATCAATCCCGCTGTGAAAATTCTGGCCATTTCGGGCGGAGGAAAAGCCGGCCCCGAAAATTTCCTGCTGCTTGCCGATGTCGTTGGAGCCAATGCCACGCTCAAAAAGCCCTTTGGCGGCCAGGAACTGCTCATGTGCCTGCGCATGTTGGCCTGA
- a CDS encoding exo-beta-N-acetylmuramidase NamZ family protein produces MVINGLDILLQNPEVLRHRRVGLIANQTSVSMQLEYSWMLLKRAGVELTRIFSPEHGLFAIEQDQIAVGHQPDIGCEIVSLYGDSEHSLAPARELLDGLDLVLFDIQDVGSRYYTYVNTLALFMKAAEGLDIEIMVLDRPNPLGGSLIEGPQLDPAFHSFVGVMPLPVRHGLTAGEIAHFYRNYKKLDLNLNVIPMQGWSRQMLFPETCLPWVPPSPNMPSFEAAEVYPGMCLFEGLNVSEGRGTTTPFLLSGATFVDPEALAERLASMPLEGVVFRPTWFRPTFHKYAGEAIGGLYLHVTDHARFRPFATGVAMTCALYELYPEQLAFLDGVYEFRDDIPAFDLLAGSSTIRSMILDNRDTTAIIASWEKDEAEFAAIKPNFHLYNN; encoded by the coding sequence ATGGTCATCAACGGTCTCGACATACTCCTCCAGAATCCCGAAGTCCTGCGCCACCGGCGCGTCGGCCTGATCGCCAACCAGACCTCGGTGTCGATGCAGCTTGAATATTCGTGGATGCTGCTCAAGCGCGCTGGCGTCGAGCTGACGAGAATCTTCTCGCCGGAGCACGGCCTCTTCGCCATCGAGCAGGATCAGATCGCCGTCGGCCACCAGCCCGATATCGGCTGCGAAATCGTGAGCCTCTACGGCGACAGCGAGCACTCGCTCGCCCCGGCCCGCGAGCTGCTCGACGGACTCGATCTGGTGCTCTTCGACATTCAGGATGTCGGCTCGCGCTACTACACCTACGTCAACACACTGGCGCTCTTCATGAAGGCCGCCGAGGGACTCGACATCGAGATCATGGTGCTCGACCGACCGAACCCGCTTGGCGGCTCGCTGATCGAGGGGCCGCAGCTCGATCCGGCGTTTCACTCCTTCGTCGGCGTCATGCCGCTGCCGGTGCGCCACGGATTGACCGCCGGAGAGATCGCCCACTTCTACCGCAACTACAAAAAGCTCGACCTCAACCTGAACGTGATTCCGATGCAGGGGTGGTCGCGCCAGATGCTCTTTCCGGAAACCTGCCTGCCCTGGGTGCCACCCTCGCCGAACATGCCCTCGTTCGAGGCTGCGGAGGTTTACCCCGGCATGTGCCTCTTCGAAGGACTGAACGTCTCGGAGGGGCGCGGAACGACCACACCATTCCTCTTGAGCGGCGCGACATTTGTCGATCCGGAAGCACTGGCCGAGCGGCTCGCCTCGATGCCGCTGGAGGGCGTCGTGTTCCGTCCGACCTGGTTCCGCCCAACCTTCCACAAATACGCTGGCGAGGCCATCGGCGGCCTTTACCTGCACGTAACCGACCACGCCCGCTTCCGCCCCTTCGCGACCGGCGTGGCCATGACCTGCGCTTTGTACGAACTCTATCCTGAACAGCTCGCCTTTCTCGACGGTGTGTACGAATTCAGGGACGACATTCCTGCATTCGACCTGCTTGCCGGAAGCAGCACGATCCGCTCGATGATTCTCGACAATCGAGACACCACCGCAATCATCGCTTCGTGGGAAAAAGACGAGGCAGAGTTCGCGGCGATCAAACCCAACTTCCACCTGTACAACAACTGA
- a CDS encoding bacteriochlorophyll c-binding family protein encodes MNNPRGAFVQGAEAYGRFLEVFIDGHWWVVGDALENIGKTTKRLGANAYPHLYGGSSGLKGSSPKYSGYATPSKEVKSRFEK; translated from the coding sequence ATGAACAACCCAAGGGGAGCATTCGTCCAGGGAGCTGAAGCCTATGGCAGGTTTCTTGAGGTATTTATCGATGGCCACTGGTGGGTAGTCGGTGATGCCCTTGAAAATATCGGCAAAACAACCAAAAGACTCGGCGCAAATGCCTACCCTCATCTTTACGGCGGCAGCTCGGGGCTGAAGGGTTCATCTCCGAAGTATTCCGGTTATGCCACACCGAGCAAAGAGGTGAAAAGCAGATTTGAGAAGTGA
- a CDS encoding sodium:solute symporter yields MQPLDYAIIILFLAGNMMLGLWQGRSNKQTSDYFLGGHKLPWFAVMLSIVATETSVLTFVSVPGLAYRGDWSFLQLAFGYIVGRILVSFILLPTYFKHGVTSIYEVIGMRFGHGIQKTASVIFLITRILGDGIRFLATGVVVQAVTGWPLSLSVLVIGIVTLVYTISGGLKTVVWLDSIQFGLYLGGGVIAIAFILARLDAPLPDLLAPLLAAGKLKIIDTDPHIFTNPLSFVSAFSGGILLSLCSHGVDYLMVQRVLGCDGLGSARKAMIASGVFVLFQFALFLLAGSLIYVFFHGAPLVKDREFTSFIVRALPAGLKGLLLAGILSAAMSTLASSINSLAASTVTDLIKGKASLSTSRLISVAWAAVLIGIALVFNENDKAIVMLGLEIASFTYGGLLGLFLLSKSSRNFHSTSLIAGLLASMAVVFLLKLLGLAWTWYIAVSVTTNILTTAGVEALLPDRESFARE; encoded by the coding sequence ATGCAACCTCTCGATTACGCCATCATCATTCTCTTTCTGGCGGGCAACATGATGCTCGGTCTGTGGCAAGGACGGAGCAACAAGCAGACCTCCGACTACTTTCTCGGCGGCCACAAGCTTCCGTGGTTCGCGGTGATGCTCTCCATCGTGGCCACCGAAACCTCGGTGCTGACCTTCGTGAGCGTTCCGGGCCTGGCCTACCGGGGCGACTGGAGCTTCCTCCAGCTCGCGTTCGGCTACATCGTCGGGCGGATTCTGGTCAGCTTCATCCTGCTGCCCACCTATTTCAAACATGGCGTCACCTCGATCTATGAGGTGATCGGCATGAGGTTCGGCCACGGTATCCAGAAAACCGCCTCGGTGATTTTTCTGATAACGAGGATTCTGGGCGACGGTATCCGCTTCCTCGCGACCGGCGTGGTGGTGCAGGCGGTCACCGGCTGGCCGCTCTCGCTCTCGGTGCTGGTCATCGGCATTGTCACCCTCGTCTACACCATTTCGGGCGGGCTGAAAACCGTGGTGTGGCTCGACAGCATCCAGTTCGGGCTGTACCTCGGTGGCGGCGTTATCGCCATCGCCTTCATCCTCGCCCGCCTCGACGCGCCGCTGCCCGATCTTCTCGCGCCGCTCCTGGCCGCCGGAAAGCTGAAAATCATCGACACCGACCCGCACATCTTCACCAACCCGCTCTCGTTTGTCAGCGCCTTTTCCGGCGGTATCCTTCTTTCGCTCTGCTCGCACGGCGTCGATTACCTGATGGTGCAGCGCGTGCTCGGCTGCGACGGCCTCGGCTCGGCCCGCAAGGCGATGATCGCCAGCGGCGTGTTCGTACTCTTCCAGTTTGCGCTGTTCCTCCTGGCAGGTTCGCTGATCTATGTGTTTTTCCATGGTGCGCCACTCGTCAAAGATCGCGAATTCACCAGTTTCATCGTCAGAGCACTGCCCGCCGGCCTCAAGGGGCTGCTGCTGGCCGGAATTCTTTCTGCCGCCATGTCAACCTTGGCCTCATCGATCAACTCACTGGCCGCTTCGACGGTCACCGACCTCATAAAAGGCAAGGCGTCGCTCAGCACATCACGCCTCATCAGCGTCGCCTGGGCCGCTGTGCTGATCGGCATCGCCCTTGTGTTCAACGAAAACGACAAGGCAATCGTCATGCTTGGCCTCGAAATCGCCTCGTTCACCTATGGCGGCCTGCTCGGGCTGTTCCTGCTCTCGAAAAGCAGCCGCAATTTCCACTCAACGAGCCTCATCGCCGGACTGCTGGCCAGTATGGCGGTGGTGTTCCTGCTCAAGCTCCTCGGCCTGGCATGGACATGGTACATTGCCGTTTCTGTAACGACTAACATCCTGACGACAGCCGGAGTCGAAGCGTTGCTTCCCGACAGGGAGTCTTTTGCACGGGAATAA